A stretch of the Arvicanthis niloticus isolate mArvNil1 chromosome 17, mArvNil1.pat.X, whole genome shotgun sequence genome encodes the following:
- the LOC117722270 gene encoding cysteine-rich secretory protein 1-like yields the protein MASMLVLLFLAAVLTPSLLQDDYENNGLEDLSTTKPSVQEEIVNKHNQLRRMVSPSGSDLLKMEWNHDAQVNAQDWADKCMSISPIELRTPNLKCGENLFMSNYLAPWSSVIQSWYDEVNDFDFGLGPKERGSKVGHYTQVVWNSTFQVACGLAKCLGNSLKFLYVCQYCPGLQRNLLILEQG from the exons ATGGCATCAATGCTAGTGCTGCTGTTCCTGGCTGCTGTACTGACCCCATCCCTTCTTCAGGATGACTATGAG aatAATGGGCTTGAGGATTTGTCAACCACAAAACCATCAGTCCAAGAAGAGATTGTAAACAAGCACAACCAATTGAGAAGAATGGTTTCGCCATCTGGTAGTGACTTACTAAAAATG GAATGGAACCATGATGCTCAAGTGAATGCTCAAGATTGGGCAGACAAGTGCATGTCTATAAGTCCTATAGAGCTCAGGACACCCA ATTTAAAATGTGGTGAGAATTTGTTCATGTCAAATTACCTTGCACCATGGTCTTCTGTAATCCAAAGCTGGTATGATGAAGTCAATGATTTTGACTTTGGTTTAGGCCCAAAGGAACGTGGTAGTAAAGTTGGACATTATACTCAGGT TGTTTGGAATTCAACTTTCCAAGTTGCATGTGGACTTGCTAAATGCCTTGGAAACTCATTGAAATTCTTGTATGTTTGTCAGTATTGTCCTGG